The region AAGTGCACTCAAACCTATCACATATTCATCGTTCCAGTTTTCTAGAGAGTTGACAACGTGGCCTAggaataaattaaatttgaaatttaatatgtgCGAAAAGTGTATAAGttaataaatcataaatattatgCTTAAATAGGTGGATATTCGATCCGTTTTAGTGAACTAACCACTGAAGGCTGAATTTATAACAAGCTCAGGCTCAGAGACGTAATCCAGcttaattgataaaaaatgtgaCTTCATATTAGTCTTCAATTTTAGGTATTGGGACTGAGTTATCCAATTTATCCGATGGTACAActttatttaacattttgaGCATCTCCTCGTGCTCCTCCTTAAGGGTGAGTTCCCTTTTGCTTAAACTTTGCTCTCTTAAGTACTTGACTTCCAGCTGTTTGTCCACTATAAATGTGCCGGTGACGATTATGCCCATCATAACAATCAAACTAGGCACACCCAAGGTAAAGAATCCACTCCTTTTATCAAACCTCTTTAATTTGCGATAGAAACGAAAATTCTCAAATTTGTCGTAAAGGAGTTTTTCATTTAGAACCAtatcataaaaataatgtcaTATTATCAAAGTGtggaaaatatatacacataaaccATAAAAAGACGAAAGTGTGGAGTAAGGTGTTTATGAgggtaaaaaataagtattcGAGTTCGATGTGAAATTTGATTATTAGCATATATGTTTTTAGCTTtgaatttgtatatatttattgcaCTGTCGCGTGTGAAGGTCATTGTGGGCCTGAGAAGGCCCTGCTTCATAAATCCTACAACCGGCAGCCACAGCTACAGTTTTCACAACAGGTTGCAGAATTCCAAGTCAAATAAATGTAAGAATCATTTAGCAGGTCTCAAAACCTCTGAGGAATACAGGGATTCCAAGCATTTTGCCCTTACAAAGGTCGATAAGCAGGAGCCTACACAGGACACAAACTTGCTGGATTTTCTGTCGCTATCCCAATATTTGGACAGGAGGTAAGTCTACACAGTAATTTTCTCACATTTATACCTCAAGATTCTTATTTTCGGAAGACCTTTCCCGTTTATCGAGGGACGAGTTAATTGACAGGCAGATAGAGCATAGGAGGATCTCCAACGAGTCTCTTAGGAATATTAAAATGGGCATCGCAATAGTGTTATCGGCTTTCGCAGTTGGCGTTCTATACAAATTTTCATGGTTTTTGAAGGACTTCATTGAGCAACAGGCTCAAAACTTGGCGAGTCCAGATCAGTGAGCACATACCACAGATCTAGGGTAGCCAGCAGGTCAATAAGATATGTAATCAAtgaatgaataaatataggCTCCTTTAAGCGGAAATGTACTATAATGAAATGTATGCGGTTAATTACTAGGAAGTTAGTTTCTGGTTAAGTGCCGGGTACCATTCCCTAAGTTTGTCAACCATGTTCGAATACGCCTTATCAAAATCATCATTTTTCAATATAAAGTCGAAGGGGAAGCTCTTCGCCTCTAAAATCTCCTGACGGGCTCTCTCTATTCGCTTGTTTATCGTCTCTTCGCTGTCTCGGCCCCTGAGGAGGAGCCTCTGCCTGAGGACCTCGAGGTCGTCAGGGTCGATAAACACACTTCTCATAGGGTAACCGGCCTTGTGAACCTGCTTGCACCCCTGCATTTCTATTTCGAGCACAGGGATCTTGCTTAGCCCCAAGATCCTGTTCAACTCGGATTTCATTGTGCCGTACTTATTGCCCACGTACTCGGCGTGCTCCACAAACTCATTATTGATTGCCATACGGTCAAACTCCTCGTTAGAAAcgaaataataatttacaccgTCCTTTTCCCCCTTTCTACCGGCTCTACTTGTACAACTAACACTGTTCTCGAATATATCAGAATGATCAACGATCAATCTATCATTTAAAGTGGTTTTACCGGATCCAGAGGGTCCTACAATAACTAGAATGGGAGGGCTGCTATGAAATTGTTGATTAACCATTTCAACtaagttttaaatattaaaacaaaaaagaGCATTATTGgatgtgttttaaaatccggtaaaga is a window of Theileria orientalis strain Shintoku DNA, chromosome 2, complete genome DNA encoding:
- a CDS encoding guanylate kinase; this translates as MVNQQFHSSPPILVIVGPSGSGKTTLNDRLIVDHSDIFENSVSCTSRAGRKGEKDGVNYYFVSNEEFDRMAINNEFVEHAEYVGNKYGTMKSELNRILGLSKIPVLEIEMQGCKQVHKAGYPMRSVFIDPDDLEVLRQRLLLRGRDSEETINKRIERARQEILEAKSFPFDFILKNDDFDKAYSNMVDKLREWYPALNQKLTS